The following coding sequences lie in one Rutidosis leptorrhynchoides isolate AG116_Rl617_1_P2 chromosome 4, CSIRO_AGI_Rlap_v1, whole genome shotgun sequence genomic window:
- the LOC139840627 gene encoding uncharacterized protein: MFKCDDHDDISQCSINGKISKHDHGGGVLDRRSYNFTPEIDKLTKSLTHDLKLENILRDQSWSGSETEMTPFSASFSSNTSNGTPNSKSSLELVREIASLETEILHLERYILSLYRTVFQPHVHSIQTFDSTIEHMLQLELQPVADQAYSKVNSDARLSDYPAQLSPMHEETVNFSQQITPPIPKSSHIKDRKIAHFSHRSLGDHLDIPCTENAILDGPDRLSEDIIRCISSIYCKLGDQNQSRSGPLVSSATSMSSSGTNFTRKVSDTWSPYCNDEATWDTKQKSLKEKTGPYAEMIEVLKISVDDDGFSYASRILKKFRALVKRLENVDPTKMKREQKLAFWINIHNALVMHAYLAYGTQNSTKSNSLLKATYNIGGHSINAYVIQISILGIKSHFKAPSLLSIGRKLKTDASKHIYAIEYPEPLVHFALSLGAFSDPAVRIYNAKNIFQDLRLAKEEFIQSTVYVNNEKRIYLPKILYYFAKDLALTMIGLLEIVNSCLSEHQQKALKACIKGKPEKYVYWLSQSCIFRYVIQLDKVEGRLSV, from the exons ATGTTCAAGTGTGATGATCATGATGATATTTCTCAATGCAG CATTAATGGGAAGATTAGCAAACATGATCATGGCGGTGGTGTCCTCGATAGACGTTCCTACAATTTCACACCA GAGATAGACAAATTAACAAAATCATTGACACATGATTTGAAATTGGAGAATATATTGCGTGATCAATCTTGGAGTGGGTCAGAAACAGAGATGACTCCATTTTCTGCTTCATTTTCTTCTAACACTTCAAATGGTACACCTAATTCAAAG TCATCTTTGGAATTAGTGAGAGAGATCGCGTCTCTTGAAACGGAAATACTTCATTTGGAAAGATATATACTTTCACTGTACCGAACAGTTTTTCAGCCACATGTTCATAGTATACAAACCTTCGACTCCACTATAGAGCACATGTTACAATTAGAATTACAACCTGTTGCTGATCAGGCATACTCTAAAGTCAACTCTGATGCACGGTTAAGTGATTATCCTGCTCAACTTTCTCCTATGCACGAGGAAACTGTGAATTTTAGTCAACAAATTACTCCTCCAATACCAAAGTCATCACATATAAAA GATCGAAAAATTGCTCATTTTAGTCATCGTAGTCTCGGGGATCACCTTGATATTCCATGTACGGAGAATGCTATTCTTGACGGGCCCGATAGACTCTCTGAAGACATAATTCGATGTATTTCTTCTATTTACTGCAAGCTTGGGGACCAAAATCAGTCACGATCTGGACCGTTGGTTTCATCTGCCACATCCATGTCCTCATCGGGTACAAATTTTACTAGAAAAGTTTCAGATACGTGGAGTCCTTATTGCAATGACGAAGCTACGTGGGACACTAAACAGAAAAGTTTAAAAGAAAAAACAGGGCCCTATGCAGAGATGATAGAGGTTTTGAAAATAAGTGTGGATGATGATGGATTCAGTTATGCTTCAAGGATACTAAAAAAATTCAG AGCACTGGTAAAGAGACTTGAGAATGTTGACCCTACGAAAATGAAACGAGAACAAAAGCTTGCGTTTTGGATTAACATCCATAATGCTTTGGTGATGCAT GCATATTTAGCATACGGGACACAAAACAGCACGAAAAGCAATTCACTTTTGAAG GCAACTTATAACATCGGGGGACACTCCATCAATGCATATGTCATCCAAATCTCTATACTAGGAATCAAATCACACTTTAAAGCACCG TCACTGTTATCTATAGGGAGGAAGTTAAAAACAGATGCCAGTAAACATATTTACGCCATTGAATACCCAGAGCCATTGGTCCATTTTGCCCTTTCGTTAGGGGCCTTCTCTGATCCCGCG GTTCGTATCTACAATGCGAAGAACATTTTTCAAGATCTGAGGTTGGCTAAAGAAGAGTTCATACAATCAACAGTGTACGTCAACAACGAAAAAAGAATATACCTGCCGAAAATCTTGTACTACTTTGCCAAAGATCTAGCATTGACTATGATAGGACTTTTGGAGATAGTTAATTCGTGTTTATCGGAACATCAACAGAAGGCGTTGAAAGCATGCATTAAAGGTAAACCCGAGAAGTACGTATACTGGTTGTCCCAAAGTTGTATATTTCGATATGTTATTCAACTAGACAAAGTCGAAGGAAGACTATCTGTTTGA